A region from the Lolium perenne isolate Kyuss_39 chromosome 4, Kyuss_2.0, whole genome shotgun sequence genome encodes:
- the LOC127293006 gene encoding uncharacterized protein, translating into MALTNFIVTVAAVGAAVLLFTTDVRKSGAVFRRNARQIRHWLEEDTASAASKSAKEAVPPPKKLDAEIPKDKPKDH; encoded by the exons ATGGCGCTCACCAACTTCATCGTGACGGTGGCGGCGGTTGGCGCGGCGGTGCTCCTCTTCACCACCGACGTCCGCAAGTCCGGCGCCGTCTTCCGCCGCAACGCCCGCCAAATCCGGCACTGGCTCGAGGAGGACACCGCGTCCGCCGCATCCAA GTCTGCAAAAGAAGCTGTACCGCCTCCCAAGAAATTGGATGCAGAGATTCCCAAGGATAAGCCAAAGGATCACTGA